One part of the Sulfolobus tengchongensis genome encodes these proteins:
- the priX gene encoding DNA primase noncatalytic subunit PriX — protein MSEEKKSKRILVHYPDDTPAGYIEYANGISVIYNNEGELLFRVRGKFPPPPHKSSDYSWIDKVLEKGLQDSRKRFILYVASRYLVNVKGVSEEEAINLLKEFYYKSQSGKVYESWLKSVIRGVKNKGLLPWSLKRIEERDKEMYNEIMKVLKGN, from the coding sequence GTGAGCGAAGAAAAGAAAAGTAAGAGAATCTTAGTACATTATCCAGATGATACGCCGGCTGGTTATATAGAATACGCTAATGGGATTTCTGTTATCTATAATAATGAAGGAGAGCTTCTATTTAGGGTTAGGGGAAAATTTCCACCACCTCCCCATAAATCCTCTGACTATTCGTGGATAGACAAAGTATTAGAGAAGGGGTTACAAGATTCGAGAAAGAGATTTATACTTTATGTGGCTTCTAGGTATTTAGTTAATGTAAAAGGTGTTAGTGAGGAAGAAGCGATTAACTTGTTGAAAGAATTTTATTATAAATCTCAGTCTGGAAAAGTATATGAGTCTTGGCTGAAATCTGTAATAAGGGGAGTTAAGAATAAGGGACTATTACCATGGTCGTTAAAGAGAATTGAAGAAAGAGATAAGGAAATGTATAATGAAATTATGAAAGTATTAAAAGGTAATTGA